The Kitasatospora albolonga nucleotide sequence CTCTTCATCGTCACCCGGCACCGCAGAGGGCTCCGGCGCGGCATGGCGGTCGACGAAGCGGCCCGGAACGCCGTCACCACCACCGGCCGCGCGGTCGTCTTCGCCGGGGCCACCGTCTGTATCGCCCTGCTCGGCATGCTGATCCTGCGGCTCAGCTTCCTCAATGGCGTCGCCATCGCCGCCTCGCTCACCGTCGTCCTGACCGTGGCCGCCTCCGTCACCCTGCTGCCCGCCCTGCTCTCCCTCATCGGGATGCGCGCCCTCAGCCGCCGTGAACGCCGCCGGCTCGCCGAGCACGGACCGCAGCCCGAGCTCCCCACCGGCTTCGCCGCCCGCTGGTCCGCCTTCGTCGAGCGCCACCCCAAGCTGCTCGGCGGGATCGCGACCGTCGTCATGGTCGTCCTCGCCCTGCCCGCCCTCGGCCTCCACCTCGGCACCTCCGACCAGGGCAACAACCCGGCCACCGCCACCACCCGGCAGGCGTACGACCTGATCGCGGACGGCTTCGGGCCCGGCGTCAACGGCCCCCTCACCATCGCCGCCCAGCTCGACGGGGCGGACGACCGGCTCGCCCTGGACGCGCTGCCCGAGAAGCTCCGTACGACCGAGGGCGTCGCCTCGGTCAGCCCCGTCACGTACAACGGCGGCGGCGACACCGCCTTCCTCACCGTCGTCCCCGACTCCGCGCCCCAGTCGCAGGAGACCAGCGAGCTGGTCGACCGCATCCGGGACGACGTGCTGCCACCGGTCCAGGAGACGACCTCGCTGGAGGCGTACGTCGGCGGAGTGACCGCGAGCTACGACGACTTCGCCGAGATCATCGTCGGCAAGCTGCCCCTCTTCGTCGGGGTCGTCATCGGCCTCGGCTGCCTCCTCCTGCTCCTCGCCTTCCGCTCCATCGGCATCCCCGTCAAGGCCGCGATCATGAACGTGGCCGCCGTCGCCTCCTCCTTCGGCGTCGTCGTCGCCGTCTTCCAGTGGGGCTGGGGGAGCGAGCTGCTCGGCCTCGGCAGCGCCGGGCCCATCGAACCCTTCCTCCCCGTGATCATGGTCTCGGTCCTCTTCGGGCTCTCCATGGACTATCAGGTCTTCCTGGTCGGCCGGATGTACGAGGAGTGGCTGGAGACCGGCGACAACCGGCGCGCGGTCCGGGTCGGCCTCGCCGAGACCAGCCGGGTGATCAACTCCGCCGCCGTGATCATGATCTCCGTCTTCCTCGCCTTCGTGCTCAGCGGGGACCGGGTGATCGCCATGTTCGGCATCGCGCTCGCCACCGCCGTCGCCCTGGACGCCTTCGTCCTGCGCACCCTCCTGGTCCCCGCACTCATGCACATGCTCGGCGGCGCCAACTGGTGGCTGCCGGGCTGGCTGGACCGCCGGCTGCCCCGGATCAGCATCGAGCCGCCGGACTCCGAGGTGGACCATGCGATGATCCCGGGGGCGCGCGTCACGGAAGAGGGCATCGGGGAAGAGGCCGTCGGGGAAGAGGGCGTCGCGTCGGCAAAGGAGGAGCACGATGTTCGCCCTGTCCCTCGGTGACGACCTGAGCGAGCACCGGGCGGAGCTGCGCCCGCTGGAGATCTGGCACGCCGAGGAGTTCCTCGCCCACATGGACCGGGCCCGCGACCTGGTGGACCCGTGGGTTCCGTTCGCCTCCTACGCCACCGACCTGGACTCGGCCCGCGCCCTGCTCCAGCGGTACGCGGAGAAGCAGGCGACGGACACCGGACGCCTCTGCGGCATCTGGCTGGAGGGCACCCTCGTCGGCGGTGTCCTGTTCCAGACCTTCGACGCGCGGTCGGGCAACTGTGAGCTCGGCGTCTGGCTGGAGCCCGCCGCCCAGGGCCGGGGCCTGATCACCCGCGCCGCCGAGCGCCTGATCGACTGGGCGGTGTACGAGCGCGGGATGCACCGCGTCGAGTGGGACGCCTCCGCCGCCAACACCCGCTCGATCGCGGTCGCCCAGCGGCTGGGCATGACCCGGGACGGGGTGATCCGCCAGAACTACCTCTACCAGGGCGTCCGCCACGACTCGGAGATCTGGTCCGTCCTCGCCCCGGAGTGGCGGGCCCGCACCGGCCGCTGACCCCCGGGCACTCACCACGCGCGTTAAGAGGGCTCTCATCCGGGGCCCCTAGCGTGCGGCACATGAACACCAACCCCTCCAAGACGCCCACGCCCGCCGCCGACCCCGAGGCCGACAACCCCGCCGACGCCGTTACGGAGGACACCACCGGTACGCCGTCGGAGGCCGCGCCCGCAGCCGCCGCCCCCGAGGACCACGTACCGGAGGACGACGGGACCGAGGACGCCGAGCACGACGACCTGGAGCCCGGCCCCTTCACCGAGGCCCGCCACGGCGTCGGCGCGGGCGCGGCGGCCGTCGTCTCCACCGCCCTCGGCGTCGTCGCCCTCACCGGCGCCTGGTCCGGCCGGGTCGCCGCCGAGCGCGAGACCCTGATCGGCCAGCTCCAGACCTCCGGCGGCTCCAGCGCGGCCCAGCAGATCTCCGCGATCTACGGGGACGCCTGGCACGCCACCGCCCTGGTCAACGGGGTCTTCGCCGCACTGGCTCTGCTCGTCGGCGCCCTCGTCCTGGTCCGCCCCGCCTTCGGCACCCCCGCCACGAGGCCGCGGCCCGCCTGGGTCCGGGCCGTCGCGCTGGCCGGTACCGCCCTCGGCACCCTCGGTGTGCTGATCTCCGTGGGCATGTACTTCGACCTGTTCCTCGCCCTGCCCGTCGCGGGCGCACCCGCAGGCTGACGCGCCCCCTTGCACCGCCCTACGCCGTCCTACGTCCCCGAGGCGCCCCCAGGCAGGGCGAGTAAGGCATACGGCACCCGCGCCTAAGGCCCCCGGCCCCGTACAGATGTGGCACTCGCCCGATGCGGCGGCACCCCCTGGCCCACGAGAGTGGAGGCACAGCGGAGACAGCGCCCCGGCCGACCGGCCGACCGGCCTCCCCGCCGCTGTGACCGTCACCAGGGAGCACCGTATGTACGAGTACGAGCTGTACCGGAACACCTCCGCCGAGCTCATCCGCCGGGCCGACGCCGAGCGCGAGGCCCGCCGGGCCGGGCTCGCCCGCCGGGCCGCCCGCCGCCGTTCCGGGCGCCAGGACCCAGAAGGGCGGGTGAGCGGCGGCCGGGGCGGGCCCGCCCGCTTCCTCCGCCTCGTCCGCCCCGCCTGACGGTGGCGGCCGACATCACCACCGCCCCGGCCACCCCTTCGGCCGGGGCGGTCCCGGTGGCCCCGGGGGTCCCGGGAGGCTCTGAGACCATGATCACCACGGCGGAAACCGGTGCCGCCCGGGCGGGCCGGTATGCGATGCTCCAGACCGTGGAGACCAGGTCAGTGAGCCCCCGCTTCGTCGGACGCGCCGAAGAGCTCGGCGTCCTCACCGAAACGCTCGCCCGTGCCGCCGCGGGAGAACCGCAGGCGCTGCTGATCGGCGGTGAGGCGGGCGTCGGCAAGACCCGTCTGGTGGAGGAGTTCCTCGGCCGGGCGGCCCGGCGCGATGCCGTGGGGGCCGTCGGCGGCTGTGTGGAGATCGGCGCCGAAGGGCTCCCGTACGCTCCCTTCCCCGCCGCCCTGCGCGCCCTGCGCACCACCCTCCCCGAGGAGATGGCCGCCGCCTGCGCCGGACAGGAGGGCCAGTTGGCCCGGCTCCTGCCCGAGCTGGGGGAGGCGCACCGGGACGAGACCGACGAGCACAGCACCACCCGCCTCTTCGAGCTCACCGTCCGGCTGCTGGAGCGGGTCTCCGCGGACCGCCCGGTCGTCCTCGTCCTGGAGGACCTGCACTGGGCGGACGCCTCCACCCGGCACCTCCTCTCCTACCTCTTCCGCACCCTGCGCAGCGGCCGCCTCCTGGTCATCGGCACCTACCGCTCCGACGACATCCACCGCCGCCACCCCCTGCGCCCGCTCCTCGCCGAGCTGGACCGGCTGCGCACCGTCACCCGTATCGAACTCGGCCGGTTCAGCCACGCCGAGGTCCGCCGCCAGCTCACCTCCATCCTCGCCATGGAGCCCGGGACCGTCGTGGTCGACGAGATCTTCGACCGCTCCGACGGCAACGCCTTCTTCGTCGAGGAGCTGGCCTGCTGCCTGGGGGACACCGGTGGCAGCTCCTGCCTCCCCGAGTCCCTGCGCGATCTCCTGCTCGTCCGGGTCGAGGCGCTTCCCGAGCACGCCCAGCGGGTCACCCGGGTCGTCGCCGAGGGCGGCTCCCACGTCGAGCACGAACTGCTGGCCGCCGTCGCCGGGCTCGGCGAGGACGACCTCGACGAGGCGCTGCGCGCGGCCGTCGACGCCCACCTGCTGCGGCCCGCCCCCGACAGCGACGGCTACCGCTTCCGGCACTCCCTGGTCCGCGAGGCCGTCAGCGACGACCTGCTCCCGGGCGAGCGCACCCGCGTCAACCGCCGGTACGCCGAAGCCCTGGAGGCCGACCCCTCCCTGGTCCGGGACGACGAGCGCGCCACCCGCCTCGCCAGCTACTGGTACGCCGCCCACGACCCGGCCAAGGCGCTGCCCGCCGTGCTGCACGCCTCCGTGGAGGCCCGGCTCCGCTACGCCTACTCCGAGCAACTGCGGCTCCTGGAAAGGGCGATGGAGCTGTGGGACGACGTGCCCGATGCGGTACGCGACACCCTGCGCCCCTTCGACTTCGCGGAGGTCTACCCGGCCTCGGGCGCCGACCCGGCGAACACCCCGCTGCGCCTTCTGGACGTGCTGGCCGAGGCCACCGTCGCCGCCCGCTTCAGCGGGGACCTCCAACGCTCCCTGGCCATCTCCAGGAAGGCCCTGCGGACCCTGGAGGCCGAGGGCGACCCGCTGCGCGCCGCCTGGTTCTGGGTCCAGCGCTCGCGGCTCATGCAGGGGCTCGACCGGGGCGACGGATGGGAGGAGCTGGCCACCGCGCAGGAGCTGGTGCGCGGACTGCCGCCGTCCGCCGTGCACGCCGACGTCCTCACCCAGGTGGCGGGCTGGCGGGCGCTGCACGAGCCGGGCCCGCAGGCGCTCGCCGACAGCGACCGGGCGGTGGAGTACGCCCGGCTGGTCGGTGACGAGTACATCGAGCTGAACGCCCGCCTCACCCGGGGCTGGCTCGTCGCCGACGCGGGCGGCGTCGAGGACGGGCTCGCGGAGATGTACGCGGTCCGGGACCGCGCCGACGAACTCGAAGTCATCCACCTCGCCTGCCGGGCGAGCATCAACCTGCCCTCCTCCCTCGAAGCGATGGGCCGCTCACTGGAGGCGGTGGCCGCCGCCGACCACGGCATCGAGCTCTGCCACACCCACGGCCTGGCCGACCCCGGCGCCTGGGTGTACTCCAACCAGGCCCAGTCCTACTTCTCGCTCGGCCTCTGGGAGCAGAGCGAGGCCGCCGTGGCCTGCGCGGAGCGGCTGGCCCTCGCGCCCAAGACCCGGGCCCTGGCCGCGGTGCACCGCGCCGAACTGGCCGTGGCCCGCGGGGAGCAGGCCGAGGCGGAGGAGCAACTCGCGATCGCCCTCAGGAACTTCGGGCTGCGCGACCCGCAGCCCCAGCACCAGATCACCCCCGTCCGGCACGCCATGCTGCTGGCGGCGGCCCGGGGCCGGACCGCCGAGGCGCGGCAGGCGTTCGAGGAGCTGGCCCGCCGCGGTTTCCCGCCCGGCACCCAGCGGTACGCGCTGCCGCTGCTCCAGGCCGCCGCCGCGATCGAGGCCGACGCGCGCGGGCTGCCCGCCACCGAGCCGGGGCGGCCCGCGATGCTGGCCCTGATCCGGCGGCACGCCAAGGGGCTGCCACTGCTCGTCCCCGTCTGGGCCGCCCACGGACTGGCGATCGACGCCGAACTGGCCCGCGCGGAGGGCGTCGACACCCCGGACCACTGGGCGCGCGCGGCGGCCGCCTTCGCCCCGCTGTCCCGCCCGTACGAACTGGCGCGGATGCGTCTCCGCTGGGCCGAGTCCCTGCTCGTCGCGCCGGGGGACCGGTCTGCCGCGACGGCCCTGCTGCGCGAGGCCCATACGGCGGCCGTCCGGCTCGGCGCCCGCCCCCTGGCCGAGGCGGCCGAACAGCTGGCGGCGCGGGCCCGGATCGGCCTGGCGGCGGCCGGTCCCGGTGAGGAGATCCACCCGGCGGTCCTGGTCGCCCCCGCCGGGCCCCCGTCCCGCCCGGCGGAGGAGACGGAGCCCGCGATCGCCGCCGCCGAGTCCTTCGGGCTGACCCCGCGCGAACAGGAGGTGCACCGGCTGGTCGCCGCCGGGCACACCAACCGGAGGATCGCCGAGGAGCTGTTCATCGCACCGAAGACCGCGAGCGTGCACGTCTCCAACATCCTGGCCAAGCTCGGGGTCGCCACCCGGGGCGAGGCGGCGGCCCTCGCCCACCGCCTGCGCCTCTACCCGTCCCCGTAACCTCCGGGCCACAGCAGCCCCCGGACATCAGCGCCTCCGTCGGCACAGCTTGCCCCCCGGTCCCGGCGGTTCCAGAAGTCATTGGAGGACTTCTGCTGCTTCTCGGAGCTTTCGCCGCCATCTGCGCTGTCAGCGGGCAGGCCAAGGCGTAGGTGAATGCGTGCGCCAACACCTCGAACGCCTAAGCCACTTGGGCGAAGGCTTTTGGCTCCACTCCGAAGTGTCGCTCGTTGTTCTGTGTCAGGCCAACGCCCATAGCTGCCGTACCGGGAAATTTCCGGGCCCTTGGGGTGGAAGGCCGGATACATTGTGCGGGCCCCGGGTGCTCGCAAGCTTGGGGTCACGGACCGGCTGCCACACTGGCGAGTCCTGGCCCCAGCCAGGCCGTCGCGAGACGGGGTGAGAGCCGGTTCCCTTCTCGGCCCCGCCCGCGATTCTCCCTGGCGCGTGTGCGCCATCACGGAGAGAGATGGGGGGCGAACAGATAGAGTGCCACGCCGCCGATCACCAACATGAGTCGAGGCAGGACATCGTGCAGGAGCACGGGGGCACCACTCGTGAGCAAGGGATTGTCCTGGGACTCCAGACGGTGCCTGGCCCAGAAGAACAAGGCATCGCCGAGCCATCCGAGAGCCGCTGCCAGGACGAGCCAGTGCAGATTCCCACGCAGTAAGTAGGCCACGAGACCGATTTCCCGCATCACCAGGATACTGATGGCTGTTCCAGCGAATTCGGCGGCGACGAAGGCTTTCCAGATCCAGAGAAGCAGATCCCTTTTCATCTGCCAGTACGTGGCCTGGGCGATGAGTTCGCGGTCACGGAGCAGGTCGTGGGCGGAGGGAGCCAGCCCCTGCCCGATGAAGTTGTTGACCTGGCTTCCCGCGACCTGAACAGGGCCGATGATGGTGCTGTCGCGCACACTGTTGGACTCGTGCCGGTCGTTCAACGCCTCCACCTCCGACTAGAGCGAATTGTGCTGAACGCCCGAGCCCAACACGGGGCCGATGATGGTGTTGTTGACCAGGGAGACGCTGGCCGAACGCCCGTCAGGTTCCGTCTCCGGCGCGTGGCGCACGGAAGAGAGCAACTCCGCGACAGCCACAGGATCGGCATCGATCAGGCTGCGCACGTAGCCCCTCAGTTCACGTGCGAGCACACGCTGCTTCCTCGCATCTCCCCGCGCAATCGCGCCGGACAGTTCATGGCGGAGTCGATCGAAGTCCTCGATGTCCGGCAACTGCACCGACGATCGCCCGCCTCTGAGCAGCGCCGCAACCCTCGGACGCACGACGCACTCGTACATGTCCGTCAGCAACAGCCCGCTCAGCGCTGCGACGCCTCCGTCCACCAGCCCGGCCACTTCGCCGTCCATACGTCTCCCTCCACTCCAATGATTGAGTCCAATGATTGAGTACCGAGCGTACGGAAGAGCTCACTAGCTGTCAGATATTCGCAGCTCGTGATACCCGAACAGGTGACGAAGGCGCCGCCGCTGATGCACTTCTCCCGCTCTGGCCGCAGGATGGCCCCTGGTATCTCGGCGACCGCCTCCACCGGAAGCGCTTCGAGTTGATCACTCCAGCGGCGCTTTCCGCATCTGCGGGGGACCTGCCTCGCCCTCACGGTCCCCGGCCAGGTCCCGCCCCCGGCGCCGTCCCCGCCCCGGGCGCGCGGACGGTCACCTTGCCGGAGGTCAGGTCTATCGGCCCGTGGCCCGGGTCACCGGCGGTGACGTCCACCCGGCTCAGCTCCAGCCGCTTCCGCTCGTCGGTCGCGTGCTTGCGCCCCGGGGCGAAGAGCTCCTCGAAGAAGTTGAACACGGTCGTGCTCCCTCCGACATACCGCGCGGACGGTGCGGTCCGGGGTGTCCGGCTACTCCACTTCGACCAGCAGGACCCGGTCGTCCCCCGGCTTCGGCTCTCCCCGGCCGTCCGTATTGCTGGTGACCAGCCAGAGCCGGTCGCCGCCCGCGCTCACCACCGTACGCAGCCGGCCGTGCTCCTCCTCCAGGAACGCCTGGGGGTCGGCCAGAGGTTCCCGGTCCGCGTCGCCGGAGAGCGGAACGCGCCAGAGCCGTTCGCCGCGCAGCCCCGCCATCCAGATCGAGCCCCCGGCATACGCGATACCGCTGGGCGACGCCTCGGAGGTCTGCCACTGCGCCACCGGGTCGATGAACCCGTCCTCGCCCTCCTTGCCCTCCGCCTCGGGCCACCCGTAGTTGCCGCCGGGCTCGATCAGGTTCAGCTCGTCCCAGGTGTTCTGGCCGAACTCGGCCGCCCACAGCCGCTTCCGGTCGTCCCAGGCCAGCCCCTGCACATTGCGGTGCCCGTACGAATACACCACCGAGTCCGCCTCCGGGTTGCCGTGCACCGGCTCCCCGTCCGGGGTCATCCGCAGGATCTTGCCCGCCAGCGACTCCTTGTCCTGCGCCAGCCCGGTGTCCCCGATCTCGCCCGTGCCCGCGTACAGCATCTTGTCCGGGCCGAACGCGATCCGGCCGCCGTTGTGGATGTTCCCCTTGGGGATACCGCGCAGGACGGTGTCCGGGGCGCCCAGCTGCTGCCCCTCCGGGCGCTTCTCGTCGTAGCTCATCCGGACGATCCGGTTGTCGGACGTGGTGGTGAAGTAGGCGTACACCCACCCGTCGGCGGCGAACGTCGAGGGGACCGCGAGCCCCAGCAGACCGCCCTCGCCCGCCGGGGAGACCCCGGGCACCGAGCCCAGCAGTGTCTGCTTCCCGCTCTCGCCGTCGATCCGGTGGACCGTCCCCTCGTCGCGCGAGGCGACCAGCAGATCACCGCCGGGCAGCGCGGCCAGCCCCCACGGCGACTTCAGCCCCTCGGCCAGCGTCGAGACGACCTTCACCGAGCCCTTGGCGGGCGGCAGATCGGCCGATGCGCCGGGGGAGGGGGAGCCGGAGCCCTGCGGGGCGGTCGGTGAGGCGGTGCCCGTACCGGAGGGGGAGCCCTCCGTCCCGCCCGGGGAACACGCGGCGGACAGGAGCAGCGAGGCCGTCGCCAGCGCGGCCACCACCCCCCTGCGCACCGCGGCGGACCGAACGGCTCCGCACCTCCTGCGCACCTCGGGGGACTGAACAGCTCCGAACACAGCACCGCGCACTGGACCGATCCTTTCGACGGCTGCCTGAACTCTGCCCGTACCACCTGCTACCTGTTCCTACCTCACGGCGGCGCCCGGAGTTCCCGGTCCGGCCCATTCTCCCGCCGCCACCCGCCGGGCGCGCGGCCTCAGTCCCAGGACCCGCGTGCCCGGGGCAGCGCGGCGATCTCCGCCAGGTCCGCCGCGTCGAGCTCCACCTCGGCGGCGCGCGCGTTCTCCACCGCCCAGCGCTCCCGCTTCGTCCCCGGCACCGCCACCACGTGCGGCCCCTGCCGCAGCACCCATGCCAGCGCCACCTGCGCCACGCTCGCCCCGCGCCGCTCCGCGATCCGCCGCAGACCGGCCACCACCGGCTGGTTCGCCGCCATCATCTCGGCCGTGAACCGGGGGTGCCGGGCCCGCAGGTCCTCGGGCTCGAACCCCTGCCCCGGCTTCAGCGTTCCGGTCAGATAGCCGCTGCCCAGGGGCATCGCGGCGAGCACCCCCACCCCGCGCGCCGCGCACCAGGGCAGCAGCTCCTCCAGGGCCTCCGGCGACCACACCGACAGCTCCGCCTCCACCGCGCTGACCGGGAAGACCTGCTGGACCCGCTCCAGCTGCCGGATCGTTCCCGCATGCGGCCCGGCCCCGGACCGGCGCGGGGCGCGCGCCCCCACCGCGCAGAGCCCCAGCGAACGCACCTTGCCCGCCGTCACCAGCTCCGCCATCGCACCCCAGGTCTCCTCCACCGGCACCTCGGGGTCGGCCCGGTGCAGCTGGTAGAGGTCGATCACATCGGTCTGGAGCCGCCGCAGCGAGGCGTCGCAGGCCCGTCGTACGTACCCGGGGCGGCCGTTGGAGACGATGTGCTGATCACCCACCAGCAGCCCGCACTTGGTGGAGAGGAACGCCTCGGAGCGCCGCCCCTTCAGCGCCCGCCCCACCAGCAGCTCATTGGTGAACGGCCCGTACATGTCCGCCGTGTCGAGCAG carries:
- a CDS encoding oxidoreductase gives rise to the protein MGAVGLGCMPMSWGYSASQQLGDRSLRTVHAALDAGVRLLDTADMYGPFTNELLVGRALKGRRSEAFLSTKCGLLVGDQHIVSNGRPGYVRRACDASLRRLQTDVIDLYQLHRADPEVPVEETWGAMAELVTAGKVRSLGLCAVGARAPRRSGAGPHAGTIRQLERVQQVFPVSAVEAELSVWSPEALEELLPWCAARGVGVLAAMPLGSGYLTGTLKPGQGFEPEDLRARHPRFTAEMMAANQPVVAGLRRIAERRGASVAQVALAWVLRQGPHVVAVPGTKRERWAVENARAAEVELDAADLAEIAALPRARGSWD
- a CDS encoding glucose sorbosone dehydrogenase translates to MRGAVFGAVQSPEVRRRCGAVRSAAVRRGVVAALATASLLLSAACSPGGTEGSPSGTGTASPTAPQGSGSPSPGASADLPPAKGSVKVVSTLAEGLKSPWGLAALPGGDLLVASRDEGTVHRIDGESGKQTLLGSVPGVSPAGEGGLLGLAVPSTFAADGWVYAYFTTTSDNRIVRMSYDEKRPEGQQLGAPDTVLRGIPKGNIHNGGRIAFGPDKMLYAGTGEIGDTGLAQDKESLAGKILRMTPDGEPVHGNPEADSVVYSYGHRNVQGLAWDDRKRLWAAEFGQNTWDELNLIEPGGNYGWPEAEGKEGEDGFIDPVAQWQTSEASPSGIAYAGGSIWMAGLRGERLWRVPLSGDADREPLADPQAFLEEEHGRLRTVVSAGGDRLWLVTSNTDGRGEPKPGDDRVLLVEVE
- a CDS encoding GNAT family N-acetyltransferase, producing the protein MFALSLGDDLSEHRAELRPLEIWHAEEFLAHMDRARDLVDPWVPFASYATDLDSARALLQRYAEKQATDTGRLCGIWLEGTLVGGVLFQTFDARSGNCELGVWLEPAAQGRGLITRAAERLIDWAVYERGMHRVEWDASAANTRSIAVAQRLGMTRDGVIRQNYLYQGVRHDSEIWSVLAPEWRARTGR